In Rhodobacter xanthinilyticus, a single window of DNA contains:
- the rpsG gene encoding 30S ribosomal protein S7, with amino-acid sequence MSRRHAAEKREVLPDAKYGDRVLTKFMNNLMIDGKKSAAERIVYSALERVESKLKREPVEVFHEALDNVKPSVEVRSRRVGGATYQVPVEVRPTRREALAIRWLITAAKNRNENTMEERLAGELLDAVNSRGSAVKKREDTHKMADANKAFSHYRW; translated from the coding sequence ATGTCTCGTCGTCACGCCGCTGAGAAGCGCGAAGTTCTGCCGGACGCCAAGTATGGCGACCGCGTTCTGACCAAATTCATGAACAACCTGATGATCGACGGCAAGAAATCGGCCGCCGAACGCATCGTCTACAGCGCGCTCGAGCGCGTTGAGAGCAAGCTCAAGCGCGAGCCGGTGGAAGTTTTCCACGAAGCCCTCGACAACGTGAAGCCTTCGGTCGAAGTGCGTTCGCGTCGTGTGGGTGGTGCCACCTATCAGGTGCCGGTCGAGGTTCGCCCGACCCGTCGCGAAGCGCTCGCGATCCGCTGGCTGATCACCGCCGCCAAGAACCGCAACGAAAACACGATGGAAGAGCGCCTCGCGGGCGAGCTGCTCGACGCCGTGAACTCGCGTGGTTCGGCTGTGAAGAAGCGCGAAGACACCCACAAGATGGCCGACGCGAACAAAGCGTTCAGCCATTACCGCTGGTAA
- the rpsL gene encoding 30S ribosomal protein S12, translated as MPTIQQLIRKPRQPKVQRSKSQHLQSCPQKRGVCTRVYTTTPKKPNSAMRKVAKVRLTNGFEVISYIPGEKHNLQEHSVVLIRGGRVKDLPGVRYHILRGVLDTQGVKDRRQRRSKYGAKRPK; from the coding sequence ATGCCTACCATCCAGCAGCTGATCCGCAAGCCGCGGCAGCCCAAGGTGCAGCGCTCCAAGTCGCAGCACTTGCAGTCGTGCCCGCAAAAACGCGGCGTCTGCACCCGCGTCTACACCACGACGCCGAAGAAACCGAACTCCGCTATGCGTAAGGTCGCCAAGGTGCGCCTGACGAATGGCTTCGAGGTCATCTCCTACATCCCGGGCGAAAAGCACAACCTCCAGGAGCACTCCGTTGTGCTCATCCGCGGCGGCCGTGTGAAAGACCTTCCGGGTGTGCGTTACCACATCCTCCGCGGCGTTCTGGATACCCAGGGCGTTAAAGACCGTCGTCAGCGTCGTTCGAAATACGGCGCGAAGCGGCCGAAGTGA
- a CDS encoding phosphatase PAP2 family protein, whose amino-acid sequence MPQIDLTMTGRWLLAGWLGAVALFLGAPSVDLAISGLFWDQGWALSDRWVWEFLRQRVWDVSILLFLASPFALWRALARRRAVLGLPARAWGFLFTLYLLVPGLLVNGYLKAHSGRARPGDVAEFGGAHLFSPAGTFTDQCARNCSFVSGEVSAATVLGVALWLWASLARSLEGWQRVYLRVLGVAVVVFTAVQRVMTGRHFPSDAVFAALITLTAAWALAAVFSGQAGRALAARRG is encoded by the coding sequence ATGCCACAGATTGACCTGACGATGACGGGCCGCTGGCTCTTGGCGGGCTGGCTCGGCGCGGTGGCGCTCTTTCTCGGCGCGCCGAGCGTCGATCTCGCGATCTCGGGCCTCTTCTGGGATCAGGGCTGGGCGCTCTCCGATCGCTGGGTGTGGGAGTTCCTGCGCCAGCGCGTCTGGGATGTCTCGATCCTGCTGTTTCTCGCCTCGCCCTTCGCGCTCTGGCGCGCGCTCGCGCGGCGGCGCGCGGTTCTCGGCCTGCCGGCGCGCGCCTGGGGCTTTCTCTTCACGCTTTACCTCCTCGTGCCGGGCCTTCTCGTCAACGGCTATCTGAAGGCCCATTCCGGCCGTGCCCGGCCCGGCGATGTGGCCGAGTTCGGCGGCGCGCATCTCTTCTCGCCGGCGGGCACCTTCACCGACCAATGCGCGCGCAACTGCTCCTTCGTGTCGGGCGAGGTCTCGGCGGCGACGGTGCTCGGCGTGGCGCTCTGGCTCTGGGCGAGCCTCGCGCGGAGCCTCGAGGGCTGGCAGCGGGTCTATCTGCGCGTCCTGGGCGTGGCGGTGGTGGTCTTCACCGCGGTGCAGCGGGTGATGACCGGGCGGCATTTCCCCTCGGACGCGGTTTTCGCCGCGCTGATCACGCTGACCGCGGCCTGGGCGCTTGCGGCGGTGTTCTCCGGGCAGGCCGGGCGGGCCCTCGCGGCCCGGCGCGGTTGA
- a CDS encoding ArnT family glycosyltransferase yields MPSAGVKPEAGWLRPALALVGALTALRLAALVSGRTDLFVDEAQYWLWGQNLDFGYYSKPPLIGWVIRAFTEVLGAAPWAVRAPGPLFHAATALILGALGARIGGARAGFWAAALYISAPFVAVGSALISTDTILAPFFAGALYFAWRTGEDRRAAHALAAGACAGAAFLAKYAAIYLIPGLALAALLAPGLRPGWRNAALMALAFAAVISPNVLWNLTHQLTTVEHTMDNVGWLRSGAGLKFGSMAEFFGAQFAVFGPVSFAALLWAVARPGAGARRWLAPFAAIPVGVVTVQALLNKAYANWAVTGYFAGAVLVALMLPPLWRRVALGLNLIVALALPALLLLAPWPEAGGKPLLKRYLGRAELSTRILALARAEGVPVYATDRDILADLFYTGRDSGVTIYAPRPEARARNYYEQTYPLPEGFAGRVLWVRNAPLDCGAGAVPPAGMLAPSGAWAGKGITPYLVEGGCIDATD; encoded by the coding sequence ATGCCAAGCGCCGGCGTGAAGCCTGAGGCGGGCTGGCTGCGGCCAGCGCTTGCGCTTGTCGGCGCGCTCACCGCGCTGCGGCTTGCGGCGCTGGTCTCCGGGCGCACCGATCTCTTCGTCGATGAGGCGCAATACTGGCTCTGGGGCCAGAACCTCGATTTCGGCTATTATTCGAAACCGCCGCTGATCGGTTGGGTGATCCGGGCCTTTACCGAGGTTCTGGGCGCGGCGCCTTGGGCCGTGCGCGCGCCGGGGCCGCTCTTTCATGCGGCGACGGCGCTGATCCTCGGTGCGCTTGGCGCGCGGATCGGCGGCGCGCGGGCGGGGTTTTGGGCGGCCGCGCTCTACATCAGCGCGCCTTTCGTCGCGGTGGGCTCGGCGCTGATCTCGACCGATACGATCCTCGCGCCGTTCTTCGCGGGCGCGCTCTATTTCGCCTGGCGCACCGGCGAGGACCGTCGCGCAGCCCATGCGCTCGCGGCCGGGGCCTGCGCGGGGGCGGCGTTCTTGGCCAAATATGCGGCCATCTATCTGATCCCGGGGCTCGCGCTCGCCGCGCTGCTCGCGCCGGGGCTGCGGCCGGGGTGGCGTAATGCGGCGCTGATGGCTTTGGCCTTCGCGGCGGTGATCTCGCCCAATGTGCTTTGGAACCTGACCCATCAGCTCACCACCGTCGAGCATACGATGGATAATGTCGGTTGGCTGCGCAGCGGGGCGGGGCTGAAATTCGGCTCGATGGCAGAGTTCTTCGGCGCGCAATTCGCGGTTTTCGGGCCGGTGAGCTTTGCCGCGCTCCTCTGGGCGGTGGCGCGGCCGGGGGCGGGGGCTCGGCGCTGGCTCGCGCCTTTCGCGGCGATCCCGGTCGGGGTGGTGACGGTGCAGGCGCTTCTCAACAAGGCCTATGCGAACTGGGCGGTGACGGGCTATTTCGCGGGCGCGGTTCTGGTGGCGCTGATGCTGCCGCCGCTGTGGCGGCGCGTGGCGCTCGGGCTCAATCTGATCGTGGCGCTGGCGCTGCCCGCGCTCCTCCTCCTCGCGCCCTGGCCCGAGGCGGGGGGCAAGCCGCTTCTCAAGCGCTATCTCGGCCGCGCCGAGCTCTCGACGCGGATCCTTGCGCTCGCCCGCGCCGAGGGCGTGCCGGTCTATGCGACGGATCGCGACATCCTCGCCGATCTCTTCTATACCGGGCGCGACAGCGGCGTGACGATCTATGCCCCGCGCCCCGAGGCCCGCGCGCGCAACTATTATGAGCAGACCTATCCGCTGCCCGAGGGCTTTGCGGGCCGGGTGCTCTGGGTGCGCAATGCGCCGCTCGATTGCGGCGCCGGGGCGGTGCCGCCGGCGGGGATGCTCGCGCCCTCGGGCGCCTGGGCGGGCAAGGGGATCACGCCCTATCTGGTCGAGGGAGGATGTATCGATGCCACAGATTGA
- a CDS encoding lipid-A-disaccharide synthase N-terminal domain-containing protein, whose protein sequence is MHWLMSVLHVDSRTELLWVIFGFAAQGMFTGRFLVQWIASERARDSVVPVAFWYFSLAGGMMLLSYAIYRADPVFILGQALGVLIYVRNLWLIHAKRRREA, encoded by the coding sequence ATGCATTGGCTGATGAGCGTGCTGCATGTCGACAGCCGGACCGAGCTTCTGTGGGTGATCTTCGGCTTTGCCGCGCAGGGCATGTTCACCGGGCGCTTCCTCGTGCAGTGGATCGCCTCCGAGCGCGCGCGCGATTCGGTCGTGCCGGTGGCGTTTTGGTATTTCTCGCTCGCGGGCGGGATGATGCTGCTCTCCTATGCGATCTACCGCGCCGATCCGGTGTTCATCCTGGGCCAGGCGCTCGGGGTGCTGATCTATGTGCGCAACCTGTGGCTGATCCATGCCAAGCGCCGGCGTGAAGCCTGA
- a CDS encoding glycosyltransferase family 2 protein has translation MTDVSIVIPARNEAPNIATLLDGIDAALAPVCDYEVIVVDDASDDGMAEVLRTRRATAPRLRVLRHDRSGGQSAAVHSGVRVARGALIATLDGDGQNPPEELPKLLAPLMAPDSEAVGLVAGQRVGRQDTLSKKLASRFANGLRARILKDGTRDTGCGLKAFRREAFLALPYFDHMHRYLPALFARDGWAVAHVDVSHRPRGGGRSHYSNLQRGLVGIVDLAGVAWLLRRRKKSRPTELTE, from the coding sequence ATGACGGACGTTTCGATCGTGATTCCGGCGCGCAATGAGGCGCCCAATATCGCCACGCTGCTCGACGGGATCGATGCGGCGCTCGCGCCCGTGTGCGATTACGAGGTGATCGTGGTCGATGACGCCTCCGATGACGGCATGGCCGAGGTGCTGCGCACGCGCCGGGCGACCGCGCCGCGGCTGCGGGTGCTGCGCCATGACCGCTCCGGCGGGCAATCGGCGGCGGTGCATTCGGGGGTGCGGGTGGCGCGCGGCGCGCTGATCGCGACGCTCGACGGCGATGGCCAGAACCCGCCCGAGGAGCTTCCGAAACTGCTCGCGCCCTTGATGGCGCCGGACTCGGAGGCGGTGGGCCTTGTCGCCGGCCAGCGGGTCGGGCGGCAAGACACGCTCTCGAAGAAACTCGCCTCGCGCTTTGCCAATGGCTTGCGGGCGCGGATCCTGAAGGACGGCACCCGCGATACCGGCTGCGGGCTCAAGGCCTTCCGCCGCGAGGCCTTTCTCGCGCTGCCCTATTTCGATCACATGCACCGCTACCTGCCGGCGCTGTTTGCGCGCGATGGCTGGGCGGTCGCGCATGTCGACGTGAGCCACCGCCCGCGCGGCGGCGGCCGGTCGCATTATTCCAACCTTCAGCGCGGGCTCGTCGGCATCGTCGATCTCGCGGGCGTGGCCTGGTTGCTGCGCCGGCGCAAGAAATCGCGCCCGACCGAACTGACGGAGTGA
- the rpoC gene encoding DNA-directed RNA polymerase subunit beta' — translation MNQELTQNPFNPLAAPKQFDEIKISLASPERILSWSYGEIKKPETINYRTFKPERDGLFCARIFGPIKDYECLCGKYKRMKYRGVVCEKCGVEVTLQKVRRERMGHIELASPVAHIWFLKSLPSRIGLMLDMTLRDLERILYFENYVVIEPGLTDLSYGQLLTEDEYLDAQDQYGADAFTANIGAEAIREMLAAIDLEATAEQLREELKEATGELKPKKIIKRLKIVESFLESGNRPEWMVLTVLPVIPPELRPLVPLDGGRFATSDLNDLYRRVINRNNRLKRLIELRAPDIIVRNEKRMLQESVDALFDNGRRGRVITGTNKRPLKSLSDMLKGKQGRFRQNLLGKRVDFSGRSVIVTGPELKLHQCGLPKKMALELFKPFIYSRLEAKGLSSTVKQAKKLVEKERPEVWDILDEVIREHPVLLNRAPTLHRLGIQAFEPQLIEGKAIQLHPLVCSAFNADFDGDQMAVHVPLSLEAQLEARVLMMSTNNVLSPANGSPIIVPSQDMILGLYYTTMERKGMPGEGMVFGSVEEVEHALTAGVVHLHAKIQARVKQIDDEGNEVFKRFETTPGRLRLGALLPLNAKAPFDLVNRLLRKKDVQNVIDTVYRYCGQKESVIFCDQIMGMGFREAFKAGISFGKDDMVIPDTKWEIVNGVRDQVKEFEQQYMDGLITQGEKYNKVVDAWSKCSDAVAAEMMKEISAVRVDDAGMEKEPNSVYMMSHSGARGSPAQMKQLGGMRGLMAKPSGEIIETPIISNFKEGLTVLEYFNSTHGARKGLADTALKTANSGYLTRRLVDVAQDCIVRSHDCGTERAITATAAVNDGEVVAPLSERVLGRVAADDVLVPGTDEVIVRKNELIDERKSDLIEQAGVQSVRIRSALTCEAEEGVCALCYGRDLARGTLVNQGEAVGIIAAQSIGEPGTQLTMRTFHIGGIAQGGSQSFQEASQEGKVEFRNANLLTNAAGEQIVMGRNMQLAIVDEHGEERASHKLTYGSKLHVKEGEAVKRGTKLYEWDPYTLPIIAEKAGAVKFVDLVSGISVREETDEATGMTQKIVTDWRTAPKGNDLKPEIIIVTADGEPVRNDAGNPVTYPMSVDAILSVEDGQDIKAGDVVARIPREGAKTKDITGGLPRVAELFEARRPKDHAIIAEIDGYVRFGKDYKNKRRIAIEPTQEGLEPVEYMVPKGKHIPVQEGDFVQKGDYIMDGNPAPHDILRIMGIEALADYLIDEVQDVYRLQGVKINDKHIEVIVRQMLQKIEILDSGETTLLKGEHIDKAEFEEENAKVEARGGRPATGEPVLLGITKASLQTRSFISAASFQETTRVLTEASVQGKRDKLVGLKENVIVGRLIPAGTGGATTRVRKIAADRDGKVIEARRAEAEAAVALAAPIETGFDEADFGPVETPESRD, via the coding sequence ATGAACCAGGAACTGACCCAAAACCCGTTCAACCCGCTGGCCGCGCCCAAGCAGTTCGACGAGATCAAGATCTCGCTCGCCTCGCCGGAGCGGATCCTTTCGTGGTCCTACGGGGAGATCAAGAAGCCCGAGACGATCAACTACCGGACCTTCAAGCCGGAGCGTGACGGCCTCTTCTGCGCCCGGATCTTCGGGCCGATCAAAGATTACGAATGCCTCTGCGGCAAATACAAGCGCATGAAATATCGCGGCGTCGTCTGCGAAAAATGCGGCGTCGAAGTCACGCTCCAGAAGGTGCGTCGCGAGCGGATGGGCCATATCGAGCTCGCCTCGCCCGTCGCGCATATCTGGTTCCTCAAGTCGCTGCCCTCGCGCATCGGCCTGATGCTGGACATGACGCTGCGCGATCTCGAGCGCATCCTCTATTTCGAAAACTACGTCGTGATCGAGCCGGGTCTGACCGACCTGTCCTATGGTCAGCTGCTGACCGAGGACGAATATCTCGACGCGCAGGACCAGTATGGCGCCGACGCGTTCACCGCCAATATCGGCGCTGAGGCGATCCGCGAGATGCTGGCCGCGATCGATCTCGAGGCGACCGCCGAGCAGCTCCGCGAGGAGCTCAAGGAGGCCACCGGCGAGCTCAAGCCGAAGAAGATCATCAAGCGTCTGAAGATCGTCGAGAGCTTCCTCGAATCGGGCAACCGCCCCGAGTGGATGGTGCTGACCGTTCTGCCGGTGATCCCGCCGGAACTGCGTCCGCTGGTGCCGCTCGATGGCGGCCGCTTCGCGACTTCGGATCTCAACGACCTCTACCGTCGCGTGATCAACCGCAACAACCGTCTCAAGCGCCTCATCGAGCTGCGCGCGCCCGATATCATCGTGCGCAACGAAAAGCGGATGCTGCAGGAATCGGTCGATGCGCTGTTTGACAACGGCCGTCGGGGCCGCGTCATCACGGGCACCAACAAGCGCCCGCTGAAGTCGCTCTCCGACATGCTGAAGGGCAAACAGGGTCGCTTCCGTCAGAACCTTCTGGGCAAGCGCGTGGACTTCTCGGGCCGGTCGGTCATCGTGACCGGGCCGGAGCTGAAGCTCCATCAATGCGGCCTGCCCAAGAAGATGGCGCTCGAGCTGTTCAAGCCGTTCATCTACTCGCGCCTCGAGGCCAAGGGCCTCAGCTCGACGGTGAAACAGGCCAAGAAACTGGTCGAGAAAGAGCGCCCCGAGGTTTGGGACATCCTCGACGAGGTGATCCGCGAGCACCCGGTTCTGCTCAACCGCGCGCCGACGCTGCACCGCCTCGGCATCCAGGCCTTCGAGCCGCAACTGATCGAAGGCAAGGCGATCCAGCTGCACCCGCTCGTCTGCTCGGCCTTCAACGCCGACTTCGACGGTGACCAGATGGCCGTCCACGTTCCGCTCTCGCTGGAAGCCCAGCTGGAAGCGCGCGTGCTGATGATGTCGACCAACAACGTGCTCTCGCCGGCGAACGGCTCGCCCATCATCGTTCCCTCGCAGGACATGATCCTTGGCCTCTATTACACCACGATGGAGCGCAAGGGCATGCCGGGCGAAGGCATGGTCTTCGGCTCGGTCGAAGAGGTCGAGCATGCGCTCACCGCCGGGGTCGTGCATCTGCACGCCAAGATCCAGGCGCGCGTCAAGCAGATCGACGACGAGGGCAACGAAGTGTTCAAGCGCTTCGAGACCACGCCCGGCCGTCTGCGCCTCGGCGCGCTCCTGCCGCTCAACGCGAAGGCGCCGTTTGACCTCGTCAACCGCCTGCTGCGCAAGAAGGACGTGCAAAACGTCATCGACACCGTCTACCGCTACTGCGGCCAGAAGGAGTCGGTGATCTTCTGTGACCAGATCATGGGCATGGGCTTCCGCGAGGCGTTCAAGGCCGGCATCTCGTTCGGCAAGGACGACATGGTGATCCCCGACACCAAGTGGGAGATCGTCAACGGCGTGCGCGATCAGGTCAAGGAATTCGAACAACAGTACATGGACGGCCTGATCACTCAGGGCGAAAAGTACAACAAGGTTGTCGATGCCTGGTCGAAGTGCTCCGACGCGGTGGCGGCCGAGATGATGAAGGAAATCTCCGCGGTGCGCGTCGATGACGCGGGCATGGAGAAAGAACCGAACTCGGTCTACATGATGTCGCACTCCGGGGCGCGGGGTTCGCCGGCGCAGATGAAGCAGCTCGGCGGCATGCGCGGCCTGATGGCCAAGCCTTCGGGCGAGATCATCGAGACGCCGATCATCTCGAACTTCAAGGAAGGTCTGACCGTTCTTGAATACTTCAACTCGACCCACGGCGCCCGGAAGGGTCTGGCCGATACCGCGCTGAAAACCGCGAACTCGGGTTACCTGACCCGTCGTCTCGTCGACGTGGCGCAGGACTGCATCGTGCGCTCGCACGATTGCGGCACCGAGCGCGCGATCACCGCGACCGCCGCCGTCAACGACGGTGAGGTCGTGGCGCCGCTCTCCGAGCGCGTTCTGGGCCGTGTGGCCGCCGACGACGTTCTCGTGCCGGGCACCGATGAGGTGATCGTGCGCAAGAACGAGCTGATCGACGAGCGCAAGTCGGACCTGATCGAACAGGCCGGCGTGCAATCGGTGCGGATCCGCTCGGCGCTGACCTGCGAGGCCGAAGAGGGCGTTTGCGCGCTCTGCTACGGCCGTGACCTCGCGCGCGGCACGCTGGTGAACCAGGGCGAAGCGGTGGGCATCATCGCGGCGCAATCGATCGGCGAACCGGGCACGCAGCTGACGATGCGGACCTTCCACATCGGCGGCATCGCGCAGGGTGGCTCGCAATCCTTCCAGGAAGCGAGCCAGGAGGGCAAGGTCGAGTTCCGCAACGCAAACCTGCTGACCAACGCGGCGGGCGAGCAGATCGTCATGGGCCGCAACATGCAGCTCGCGATCGTCGACGAGCATGGCGAAGAGCGGGCGAGCCACAAGCTCACCTATGGCTCGAAGCTCCATGTCAAGGAAGGCGAGGCGGTCAAGCGCGGCACCAAGCTCTACGAATGGGACCCCTACACCCTGCCGATCATCGCCGAGAAGGCCGGTGCGGTGAAATTCGTCGACCTCGTCTCGGGCATCTCGGTGCGCGAAGAGACCGACGAAGCGACGGGCATGACCCAGAAGATCGTGACCGATTGGCGCACCGCGCCGAAGGGCAACGATCTGAAGCCGGAGATCATCATCGTCACGGCCGATGGCGAACCGGTGCGCAACGATGCCGGCAACCCGGTCACCTATCCGATGTCGGTCGACGCGATCTTGTCGGTCGAGGACGGTCAGGACATCAAGGCCGGTGACGTGGTCGCCCGGATCCCGCGCGAAGGCGCGAAGACCAAGGACATCACCGGCGGTCTGCCGCGTGTGGCCGAACTCTTCGAAGCCCGTCGTCCGAAGGATCACGCGATCATCGCCGAGATCGATGGCTATGTGCGCTTCGGCAAGGACTACAAGAACAAGCGCCGGATCGCGATCGAGCCGACGCAGGAGGGCTTGGAGCCGGTCGAATACATGGTGCCGAAAGGCAAGCACATCCCGGTGCAGGAAGGCGACTTCGTGCAGAAGGGTGACTACATCATGGACGGCAACCCGGCGCCGCACGACATTCTGCGCATCATGGGGATCGAGGCTCTGGCCGACTATCTCATCGACGAGGTGCAGGACGTCTATCGACTGCAGGGCGTGAAGATCAACGACAAGCACATCGAAGTGATCGTGCGCCAGATGCTGCAGAAGATCGAGATCCTCGATTCGGGCGAGACGACGCTGCTCAAGGGCGAGCACATCGACAAGGCCGAGTTCGAGGAAGAGAACGCGAAGGTCGAGGCCCGTGGCGGGCGTCCGGCCACCGGCGAGCCGGTGCTCCTGGGCATCACCAAGGCCTCGCTGCAAACGCGTTCGTTCATCTCGGCGGCCTCCTTCCAGGAGACGACGCGCGTGCTCACCGAAGCCTCGGTGCAGGGCAAGCGCGACAAGCTCGTCGGCCTGAAGGAGAACGTGATCGTCGGCCGTCTGATCCCGGCGGGCACGGGTGGCGCGACCACCCGCGTGCGCAAGATCGCGGCCGATCGCGACGGCAAGGTCATCGAGGCGCGCCGCGCCGAGGCCGAAGCCGCGGTGGCGCTCGCCGCCCCGATCGAGACCGGCTTCGACGAAGCCGATTTCGGCCCGGTGGAAACCCCGGAAAGCCGCGATTGA